The following are from one region of the Vitis riparia cultivar Riparia Gloire de Montpellier isolate 1030 chromosome 14, EGFV_Vit.rip_1.0, whole genome shotgun sequence genome:
- the LOC117930137 gene encoding uncharacterized protein At4g28440-like — MAEAKPGMRKPVFTKVDQLRPGTSGHTLTVKVVSSKMVLQKGRPDGPQVRQMRIAECLVGDETGMIVFTARNDQVDLMKPDTTVILRNAKIDMFKGSMRLAVDKWGRVEVTEPASFTVKEDNNLSLVEYELVNVVEE, encoded by the exons ATGGCTGAGGCAAAACCAGGAATGAGGAAACCAGTTTTCACCAAGGTTGATCAGCTGCGGCCGGGCACTAGTGGACACACTCTCACAGTGAAGGTTGTTAGTTCAAAGATGGTATTGCAGAAAGGTCGCCCTGATGGACCCCAAGTACGCCAAATGCGAATTGCTGAATGCTTGGTTGGAGATGAAACTGGAATGATTGTATTTACAGCCAGGAATGATCAAG TGGACCTGATGAAGCCTGATACTACAGTAATCTTGCGCAATGCTAAAATCGACATGTTCAAGGGATCAATGAGGCTTGCTGTGGACAAGTGGGGTCGTGTAGAAGTGACTGAACCAGCCAGCTTCACCGTCAAAGAAGACAACAACCTGTCACTGGTAGAATATGAATTAGTTAATGTTGTTGAAGAGTGA
- the LOC117930138 gene encoding protein NUCLEAR FUSION DEFECTIVE 6, chloroplastic/mitochondrial-like, which yields MASSSARRFLQRSSSTTRAYLSRNQRPPTSPSVVSAPSSLAGVASSQSTPAARFSRLKYPSCSSRLPVELASTVSMMPLHSATASALLNSMLSSKVGSWGWLSEGFATPL from the exons ATGGCGTCAAGCTCCGCTAGACGATTTCTTCAGAGATCGAGTTCGACGACTCGGGCCTACCTGAGTCGCAACCAGCGGCCACCAACTTCGCCATCTGTGGTTTCAGCCCCATCTAGCCTCGCTGGGGTCGCGTCCTCACAGTCCACTCCTGCTGCTCGCTTCTCTCGCCTTAAATATCCCTCGTGTTCTTCCAG GCTTCCTGTGGAGTTGGCTAGTACAGTGTCGATGATGCCTCTGCACTCTGCTACCGCTTCTGCTTTGCTTAATTCTATGTTATCTTCAAAGGTCGGCAGCTGGGGTTGGCTCTCTGAAG GATTTGCCACTCCACTATAG
- the LOC117930136 gene encoding photosystem I assembly factor PSA3, chloroplastic: MVVVTVNSTALSSSHTPHLHTTSHKPSSFSLLNSLQIYTNPTKPTRSRPPYSNGALSIRSYMEDNNSLSSLANRVIGSLPIIGLAARIFNDEGGLGGDIIDFAEFRRRVGKKCSINDSRAFYEFQDRRGRAGDPLYVLLCCWLAAVGAGLLKSEEILEGVARLRISNDIEFEEQNFIAIMNEARERRSKLRAATPTIPMEIRAEKALEAIYVCCFGKDPIEEEDERLLQIILLAVFPSVQKPEIERIVKDKSKKVAEGGEDNNYPEPKALSKEAVQLQMKDLQFLKQNSET; this comes from the exons ATGGTGGTTGTGACTGTTAACTCCACTGCATTATCTTCTTCACACACCCCCCATCTCCACACCACATCCCACAAGCcctcttcattttctcttctcAATTCCCTCCAAATCTACACCAACCCAACAAAGCCGACCCGGTCCAGACCTCCATACTCCAATGGGGCCTTATCCATCAGGTCGTACATGGAGGATAACAACTCTTTGTCCAGTTTAGCCAACCGGGTCATCGGTTCTCTCCCTATTATCGGCCTGGCAGCCAGAATTTTCAATGACGAAGGTGGCCTGGGCGGCGACATCATCGATTTCGCCGAGTTCCGGAGGCGGGTCGGGAAGAAATGTAGTATAAACGATTCGCGAGCCTTCTATGAGTTCCAAGATCGGCGAGGCAGg GCAGGAGATCCTTTGTATGTCCTACTATGTTGTTGGTTAGCAGCAGTGGGTGCTGGTCTGCTCAAATCTGAGGAAATTTTGGAGGGGGTGGCGAGACTTCGAATCTCAAATGACATTGAGTTCGAGGAACAGAATTTTATTGCCATTATGAATGAGGCCAGAGAG AGACGGTCAAAACTAAGGGCTGCTACCCCTACCATCCCCATGGAGATTCGAGCAGAGAAAGCTCTTGAAGCTATTTATGTCTGTTGCTTTGGAAAGGACCCCatagaggaagaagatgaaagaCTACTGCAAATCATACTACTTGCTGTTTTCCCATCAGTTCAGAAGCCAGAGATAGAAAGGATCGTCAAAGATAAATCAAAGAAAGTAGCAGAGGGTGGTGAAGACAACAATTATCCTGAGCCAAAGGCCTTATCTAAAGAGGCAGTACAACTGCAAATGAAAGACCTTCaatttcttaaacaaaataGTGAGACTTAA
- the LOC117930201 gene encoding deoxynucleoside triphosphate triphosphohydrolase SAMHD1 homolog, with amino-acid sequence MGAHCNGDVSLPSIHSFACSQDFRFSKHIHDNVHGNIYLDPLFLKFVDTEQFQRLRDLKQLGMAHMVYPGAVHSRFEHSLGVYWLAGEAIHKLKTHQGFELGIDCFDIRTVKLAGLLHDIGHGPYSHLFEREFLPRVHGGRKWSHEQMSVKMVDYIVDEHHIDIDSETIKQVKEMIVASCGTSQAKSSREKHFLYDIVANGRNGIDVDKFDYIVRDCRACGLGCNVEFQRIMESMRVLGDEICYRYKDYLTIYKLFATRADLYRTVYTHAKVKAIDLMVLDALVKANDYLEISSHIDDPAQYWKLDDTIIKTIETAPDQELRESRDLIRRIRRRDLYQFCNEYAVPRDKLENFKDVTVQDIVCSQKNGAILREEDVVVDNVKIDLTRGKHNPLERVRFFQDYESDEKFSISDDRISHLLPTSYQDMIVRVYSKKPELVGAISEAFENFQVKTYGIKAQVHATPEKKIRRR; translated from the exons ATGGGAGCTCACTGCAACGGCGACGTTTCCTTGCCTTCAATTCACAGCTTCGCTTGCTCTCAGGATTTCAGATTCTCCAAGCATATTCACGACAATGTCCACGGCAACATTTACCTTGATCCA CTGTTTTTGAAGTTTGTGGACACTGAACAGTTTCAGAG GCTTCGTGATCTAAAACAACTTG GTATGGCACACATGGTTTATCCTGGGGCGGTGCATTCTAGGTTTGAACATTCTCTTGGGGTGTATTGGCTTGCTGGTGAAGCCATTCACAAACTTAAAACTCACCAA GGATTTGAGCTTGGTATTGATTGTTTTGACATACGAACAGTGAAACTTGCag GACTCCTGCATGATATTGGACATGGACCTTATAGTCACTTGTTTGAACGTGAGTTTCTTCCTCGTGTTCATGGTGGCCGCAAATG GTCTCATGAGCAAATGTCAGTGAAGATGGTTGACTATATTGTTGATGAGCACCATATTGACATCGACTCCGAAACCATTAAACAAGTTAAA GAAATGATAGTAGCTAGCTGTGGAACTTCACAGGCAAAA AGCTCAAGAGAGAAGCATTTCTTGTATGATATTGTTGCAAATGGTCGAAATGGAATTGATGTGGACAA ATTTGATTACATAGTCCGAGACTGTAGAGCTTGTGGCCTGGGATGCAACGTTGAGTTTCagag GATAATGGAGAGCATGCGGGTTTTGGGTGATGAGATATGCTACCGTTATAAAGATT ATCTTACCATCTACAAGTTATTTGCCACCCGTGCTGATCTGTATCGAACGGTGTATACACATGCAAAAGTAAAG GCAATAGATCTTATGGTACTTGATGCCCTGGTGAAGGCAAATGATTATCTAGAAATTTCATCTCACATTGATGACCCTGCTCAATACTGGAAG TTAGATGACACAATCATCAAAACTATTGAAACAGCTCCAGACCAGGAGCTAAGGGAGTCTAGAGATTTGATACGTCGCATCAGAAGAAGGGATTTATACCAG TTCTGTAATGAGTATGCTGTTCCAAGGGACAAActagaaaatttcaaagatgTCACAGTGCAAGATATTGTTTGTTCCCAG AAAAATGGAGCCATACTAAGAGAAGAGGATGTTGTTGTTGACAATGTCAAGATTGATTTGACTCGGGGAAAGCATAACCCTCTTGAAAG AGTCAGATTTTTTCAG GATTATGAGAGTGATGAGAAATTCTCGATAAGTGATGATCGCATCAGTCACTTGCTGCCAACTTCTTATCAAGATATGATAGTGAGGGTGTACTCCAAAAAGCCTGAACTG GTTGGAGCAATTTCCGAggcttttgaaaattttcaggtGAAGACCTATGGAATCAAGGCACAAGTACACGCTACACCAGAGAAGAAAATAAGGCGAAGGTAG
- the LOC117930886 gene encoding formate dehydrogenase, mitochondrial: MAMMKRVAESAVRAFALGSTSGALTSHLHASAGSKKIVGVFYKANEYAAMNPNFVGCVEGALGIRDWLESQGHQYIVTDDKEGPDCELEKHIPDLHVLISTPFHPAYVTAERIKKAKNLQLLLTAGIGSDHIDLKAAAAAGLTVAEVTGSNVVSVAEDELMRILILVRNFLPGHHQVISGEWNVAGIAYRAYDLEGKTVGTVGAGRIGRLLLQRLKPFNCNLLYHDRIKMDPELENQIGAKFEEDVDMMLPKCDIIVINMPLTEKTKGMFNKERIAKLKKGVLIVNNARGAIMDTQAVADACSSGHIAGYSGDVWYPQPAPKDHPWRYMPNQAMTPHISGTTIDAQLRYAAGVKDMLDRYFKGEDFPAQNYIVKEGQLASQYQ; the protein is encoded by the exons atggcgATGATGAAGCGAGTTGCTGAGTCTGCGGTTAGGGCTTTTGCTCTGGGTTCTACTTCCGGGGCTCTTACCAGTCACCTCCAT GCTTCAGCTGGAAGCAAAAAGATTGTTGGGGTGTTTTACAAGGCCAATGAATATGCTGCCATGAATCCCAACTTTGTGGGCTGTGTTGAGGGAGCCTTGGGCATTCGAGATTGGTTGGAATCACAAGGGCACCAGTACATAGTTACTGATGACAAAGAAGGACCAGATTGTG AACTTGAAAAGCACATTCCCGACCTCCATGTTCTCATATCTACCCCCTTCCACCCTGCCTACGTAACAGCAGAGAGGATCAAGAAGGCCAAAAATCTACAACTTCTGCTTACAGCTGGAATCGGATCTGATCATATTGATTTGAAGGCAGCTGCTGCTGCTGGGCTAACAGTTGCTGAGGTCACTGGAAGCAACGTAGTGTCTGTTGCAGAAGATGAGCTCATGAGAATCCTCATTCTTGTCCGGAATTTCTTGCCTGGACACCATCAGGTTATTAGTGGGGAGTGGAATGTTGCAGGTATTGCTTACAGAGCTTATGATCTTGAAGGCAAGACAGTGGGAACTGTTGGTGCTGGACGCATTGGTAGGCTTTTGCTCCAGCGATTGAAGCCTTTCAACTGTAATCTCCTCTATCATGATCGGATTAAAATGGACCCAGAATTGGAGAATCAGATAGGAGCAAAGTTTGAAGAGGATGTTGATATGATGCTTCCCAAATGTGACATAATTGTCATCAACATGCCTCTTACTGAAAAAACAAA AGGAATGTTCAACAAAGAGAGGATTGCAAAGTTGAAAAAGGGAGTTCTAATTGTTAACAATGCTCGAGGAGCAATCATGGATACACAAGCTGTTGCCGATGCATGCTCCAGTGGGCATATTGCAG GTTACAGTGGGGATGTTTGGTATCCACAGCCAGCCCCCAAGGACCATCCATGGCGGTACATGCCAAACCAAGCTATGACCCCTCATATTTCTGGCACCACCATTGATGCACAG TTGCGATACGCAGCTGGAGTGAAGGACATGCTAGACAGGTACTTCAAGGGAGAAGACTTTCCGGCACAAAATTACATCGTCAAGGAGGGCCAACTAGCAAGCCAGTACCAGTAA